The following coding sequences lie in one Thermodesulforhabdaceae bacterium genomic window:
- the ahbC gene encoding 12,18-didecarboxysiroheme deacetylase, with translation MIGISKLYCGTVEPSDALRYGRKSANLPSHLLQFSEDKKPVVVWNVTRRCNLRCIHCYARADASPGPDELSTEEGRALIDSLADFGCSVILFSGGEPLMRDDLLELVAYAVEKGLRAVISTNGTLITSRVAAEMKAIGLSYVGISLDGMEAANDRFRGVRGAFGRAMDGIAACQEAGIKVGLRFTINRQNVSEIPAIFDLIEERRIPRICFYHLVYAGRGSSLMSEDLSHDETRRTVDLIIDRTAELHRTGKPTEVLTVDNHADGPYLYLRMVREGSPRAKEVLELLKMNEGNNSGRGIGCVSWDGSVHADQFWRHYSFGNVRQRPFGEIWMDLSDPLMRKLKDKKRYVKGRCYTCRWLDICGGNFRVRAEAATGDLWAPDPACYLTNDEIKREDDK, from the coding sequence ATGATTGGTATTTCTAAGCTATACTGTGGCACCGTTGAACCATCCGACGCTCTCCGTTACGGTAGAAAAAGTGCCAACCTTCCCAGTCACTTACTGCAATTTTCTGAAGATAAAAAACCCGTTGTAGTTTGGAACGTTACCAGGCGGTGCAACCTAAGGTGCATCCACTGTTATGCTCGAGCCGATGCAAGCCCCGGTCCCGATGAACTCTCCACAGAGGAAGGCAGGGCTTTAATCGACAGTCTTGCCGACTTTGGCTGCTCCGTCATCCTTTTTTCTGGGGGTGAGCCACTGATGAGAGATGATCTTTTGGAGTTGGTTGCATACGCTGTTGAAAAAGGGCTTCGAGCAGTCATTTCCACCAATGGCACTCTAATTACCTCACGAGTAGCCGCTGAGATGAAAGCTATTGGGTTGTCCTACGTCGGAATTAGTCTGGACGGCATGGAAGCGGCAAACGATCGGTTTCGAGGCGTGCGAGGTGCTTTTGGAAGAGCAATGGATGGCATTGCTGCCTGTCAGGAAGCGGGTATAAAGGTAGGTCTTAGATTTACCATAAACCGTCAGAATGTTTCAGAAATTCCGGCTATTTTTGATCTCATAGAGGAACGACGTATCCCGCGAATCTGCTTCTATCATTTAGTTTATGCCGGAAGAGGAAGTTCTTTAATGTCTGAAGACCTTTCTCATGACGAAACCAGACGCACAGTTGATTTAATAATCGATCGAACAGCAGAATTGCACCGCACGGGAAAACCCACGGAAGTGCTTACGGTCGATAACCACGCTGATGGACCTTACTTATACCTTAGAATGGTGAGAGAAGGATCGCCGCGAGCCAAGGAAGTGCTCGAATTGCTTAAGATGAATGAAGGAAATAACTCCGGAAGAGGCATCGGTTGCGTCAGCTGGGATGGGTCGGTTCACGCAGATCAATTCTGGCGTCATTATTCCTTTGGAAATGTCAGGCAACGACCTTTCGGCGAAATATGGATGGATCTTTCCGATCCTCTCATGAGGAAACTTAAAGACAAGAAGCGATACGTTAAGGGGCGTTGTTATACTTGTCGCTGGCTGGATATATGCGGAGGGAACTTCCGAGTGCGAGCA